The Phacochoerus africanus isolate WHEZ1 chromosome X, ROS_Pafr_v1, whole genome shotgun sequence genome has a segment encoding these proteins:
- the RAP2C gene encoding ras-related protein Rap-2c isoform X1: MREYKVVVLGSGGVGKSALTVQFVTGTFIEKYDPTIEDFYRKEIEVDSSPSVLEILDTAGTEQFASMRDLYIKNGQGFILVYSLVNQQSFQDIKPMRDQIVRVKRYEKVPLILVGNKVDLEPEREVMSSEGRALAQEWGCPFMETSAKSKSMVDELFAEIVRQMNYSSLPEKQDQCCTTCIVQ; encoded by the exons ATGCGGGAGTACAAGGTAGTGGTGTTAGGGAGCGGAGGGGTTGGCAAATCTGCCCTTACTGTGCAGTTTGTCACCGGGACTTTCATTGAGAAATATGACCCCACCATTGAAGATTTCTACCGCAAAGAGATCGAAGTGGACTCTTCCCCCTCCGTGCTGGAAATTCTGGACACCGCAGGAACTGAGCAGTTTGCCTCCATGAGAGATCTCTACATCAAAAACGGCCAAGGTTTCATCCTGGTTTATAGTCTGGTTAATCAGCAGTCTTTTCAG GATATCAAGCCAATGAGAGATCAGATTGTCAGAGTGAAGAGATATGAAAAAGTCCCACTGATCCTAGTAGGAAATAAAGTGGATCTGGAACCAGAAAGAGAGGTTATGTCTTCAGAAGGCAGAGCTCTGGCTCAAGAATGGGGCTGTCCTTTCATGGAGACATCGGCAAAAAGTAAATCAATGGTGGATGAACTTTTTGCTGAGATCGTCAGGCAAATGAACTATTCATCCCTGCCCGAGAAGCAAGATCAGTGTTGTACAACTTGCATTGTCCAGTAA
- the RAP2C gene encoding ras-related protein Rap-2c isoform X2: MRDLYIKNGQGFILVYSLVNQQSFQDIKPMRDQIVRVKRYEKVPLILVGNKVDLEPEREVMSSEGRALAQEWGCPFMETSAKSKSMVDELFAEIVRQMNYSSLPEKQDQCCTTCIVQ; the protein is encoded by the exons ATGAGAGATCTCTACATCAAAAACGGCCAAGGTTTCATCCTGGTTTATAGTCTGGTTAATCAGCAGTCTTTTCAG GATATCAAGCCAATGAGAGATCAGATTGTCAGAGTGAAGAGATATGAAAAAGTCCCACTGATCCTAGTAGGAAATAAAGTGGATCTGGAACCAGAAAGAGAGGTTATGTCTTCAGAAGGCAGAGCTCTGGCTCAAGAATGGGGCTGTCCTTTCATGGAGACATCGGCAAAAAGTAAATCAATGGTGGATGAACTTTTTGCTGAGATCGTCAGGCAAATGAACTATTCATCCCTGCCCGAGAAGCAAGATCAGTGTTGTACAACTTGCATTGTCCAGTAA